The following proteins are co-located in the Fervidobacterium thailandense genome:
- a CDS encoding mannose-1-phosphate guanylyltransferase — translation MKAVILAGGTGERFWPLSTVDTPKQFLKLFSQKTLLRETFERLSYKLPVEDILVVTNERYAERTYEELPELPLSNILLEPARKNTAAACVYATLKIEDGENVLVVPADHYIPEAEKFWECVELGQSVLDKFDGIVTFGIVPTRPETGYGYIEVGEFVTDGVYVAKKFHEKPTYDVALDYLESGNFFWNSGMFMWKKEYFLSQMKKHAPDVLHPFLECEDVRDAFSIVPSISIDYALMEKADKIFMVKANFIWSDVGNWKSLQEIGIGSTEPSVLLEAENVFVRTTKPTIVLGVSDIIVVETENGILIADRKDLEKIREALKRLG, via the coding sequence GTGAAGGCAGTTATACTCGCGGGTGGTACGGGAGAACGCTTCTGGCCTCTTTCCACCGTGGACACACCCAAGCAGTTTCTCAAACTCTTCAGTCAAAAGACGTTGCTCAGGGAGACGTTCGAAAGGTTGAGTTACAAACTCCCGGTCGAAGACATCCTTGTGGTGACGAACGAAAGGTACGCCGAGCGAACGTACGAGGAGTTGCCGGAGTTACCGCTTTCCAATATCTTGTTAGAACCGGCGAGGAAAAACACGGCCGCGGCGTGCGTGTACGCAACACTCAAGATTGAAGACGGAGAAAACGTGCTGGTCGTCCCGGCCGACCATTATATTCCGGAAGCGGAAAAATTCTGGGAATGCGTTGAACTTGGCCAGTCCGTGCTCGATAAATTCGACGGAATTGTTACGTTTGGAATAGTTCCAACACGTCCGGAAACGGGATACGGTTATATCGAAGTTGGCGAGTTTGTTACAGACGGGGTGTACGTTGCGAAAAAGTTCCACGAAAAACCAACCTACGATGTTGCACTCGATTACCTGGAATCGGGAAATTTCTTCTGGAACAGTGGTATGTTCATGTGGAAAAAAGAGTACTTTCTGAGCCAAATGAAAAAGCACGCACCGGATGTTTTACACCCCTTCTTAGAGTGCGAGGATGTCAGAGATGCATTCAGTATCGTCCCATCCATCAGCATTGACTATGCACTGATGGAAAAGGCCGATAAGATATTCATGGTGAAGGCGAATTTCATTTGGTCAGACGTTGGAAACTGGAAGAGCTTGCAAGAAATAGGGATCGGCAGCACTGAACCTTCCGTGCTCCTGGAGGCGGAGAACGTTTTTGTGCGGACGACGAAACCAACGATAGTCTTGGGCGTGAGCGATATCATTGTTGTGGAAACCGAGAACGGGATACTGATTGCTGATCGAAAAGACCTCGAGAAGATTCGAGAAGCGCTGAAAAGACTCGGATAA
- a CDS encoding GlmL-related ornithine degradation protein: MKVDLLFAEIGSTTTVLTAFHFGFGKPKILAQTEHWTTVNEGDVTIGIENALRKMREILGESVTWEKFAATSSAAGGLKMTVHGLVYDMTVRAAKEAALGAGAVIKYVTAGKMDEFHLKKIQSIQPKLILLAGGVDYGETETVIHNAKLLAKLELDVPIIYAGNVAAAEQVEYILVNAGKKVYVTENVYPRIDYLNVEPTRNIIKEVFAEHIVKAPGMEKIKEMVNYDIIPTPAAVMKTTELIYEHYGDCLTIDIGGATTDVDSVTDGTPEIQEIMTSPEPLAKRTVEGDLGLYVNAHNVIDMMGPENLKREFPDFDELVTRISPYPQSERDELFISKLATFCVQQGVRRHAGSKKHLYTPTGRKTIAEGKDLTAVKYIFGTGGFLSRSKYAKEVLESLRPLSKLHPMELLPPENVKLIRDKYYIFAAIGLIASEIDRQLAYELLKEDLVEY, from the coding sequence ATGAAGGTTGACCTACTATTCGCCGAAATAGGGTCCACAACCACGGTTCTCACCGCGTTCCATTTCGGTTTTGGAAAACCGAAGATTCTCGCTCAGACGGAACATTGGACCACGGTTAACGAAGGGGACGTGACGATAGGCATCGAGAATGCACTGCGAAAGATGCGCGAAATACTCGGTGAGAGCGTGACCTGGGAAAAATTTGCGGCAACCAGTAGTGCAGCTGGCGGGCTGAAGATGACCGTACACGGTCTTGTCTACGACATGACAGTTAGGGCTGCGAAGGAAGCTGCTCTCGGTGCCGGTGCGGTGATAAAGTACGTCACGGCCGGAAAAATGGACGAATTTCACCTCAAGAAGATTCAATCCATTCAGCCAAAGCTCATACTCCTTGCCGGTGGCGTAGACTACGGTGAAACGGAAACCGTTATACACAACGCAAAGTTGCTCGCAAAACTCGAACTCGATGTTCCCATTATATACGCCGGAAACGTAGCTGCCGCCGAACAGGTTGAGTACATCCTCGTGAACGCGGGCAAGAAGGTGTACGTAACCGAAAACGTGTATCCGCGGATCGATTATCTGAACGTTGAACCGACGAGGAACATAATAAAAGAAGTCTTTGCGGAACACATAGTTAAGGCCCCAGGTATGGAGAAGATAAAGGAAATGGTCAACTACGATATTATCCCAACGCCCGCGGCAGTCATGAAGACCACTGAGCTCATCTACGAACACTACGGTGATTGTCTCACAATCGACATCGGAGGCGCAACAACCGATGTGGATTCGGTCACCGATGGAACTCCTGAAATCCAAGAAATCATGACTTCTCCTGAACCGCTGGCCAAACGTACCGTCGAGGGCGACCTTGGTCTTTACGTGAACGCACACAACGTTATTGATATGATGGGCCCGGAGAATCTTAAGAGGGAATTTCCGGATTTTGATGAGCTCGTGACCCGCATTAGTCCGTATCCACAATCGGAGCGCGACGAACTTTTTATCAGCAAGTTGGCCACGTTCTGCGTCCAGCAGGGCGTTCGAAGGCACGCCGGAAGTAAAAAGCACCTCTACACACCAACGGGTAGGAAAACGATTGCCGAAGGCAAGGACCTCACGGCCGTGAAGTATATCTTCGGAACAGGAGGTTTTCTCTCAAGATCCAAATATGCGAAAGAGGTCCTGGAAAGCTTGCGCCCGCTCTCAAAGTTACACCCGATGGAGCTACTACCACCTGAAAATGTGAAACTCATACGCGACAAGTATTACATCTTCGCAGCAATAGGACTCATCGCAAGCGAGATCGATCGCCAGCTCGCGTACGAACTTCTGAAGGAGGATCTTGTGGAGTACTAA
- the prfB gene encoding peptide chain release factor 2: MITYEQKQRIEELRKKFNDILEVFHPEEKRKRLEELEQESLKPDFWNDQRRAQQVNRELQRTRKIIEDMDKIKKLFEDLEVGIELAEEDPSMQEHVEEILEEVSKKVREFELELILNGKFDTANAYLSVHPGAGGTESQDWAAMLLRMYMRWAERKGYDVEIVDYQEGEEAGIKSATIHIKGEMAYGYLKHERGVHRLVRISPFDANKRRHTSFASVNVLPEIEDDIEIEIRPEDIRVDTYRASGAGGQYVNKTESAVRITHLPTGIVVTCQTERSQLQNRETAMKMLKARLYQLELEKRRKQIEQIQGELRDISWGNQIRSYVFHPYTMVKDHRTEVETGNVEAVMDGEIDMFIEAELVYFAKLGLND; the protein is encoded by the coding sequence ATGATCACTTACGAGCAAAAACAGCGTATCGAAGAACTTCGAAAGAAGTTCAACGATATTCTTGAGGTCTTCCATCCTGAGGAAAAGAGAAAACGACTTGAGGAACTCGAGCAGGAAAGTCTAAAACCCGATTTTTGGAACGATCAACGCCGTGCCCAGCAGGTCAACAGGGAACTCCAAAGAACAAGGAAGATCATCGAGGATATGGATAAGATAAAAAAGCTCTTCGAAGACCTCGAGGTCGGTATCGAACTTGCCGAAGAGGACCCGTCGATGCAGGAGCATGTGGAAGAAATTCTTGAAGAAGTCTCGAAAAAGGTCAGAGAATTTGAGCTGGAATTGATTCTCAACGGAAAATTCGATACGGCCAACGCGTACCTTTCGGTTCATCCAGGTGCCGGTGGTACCGAATCGCAAGATTGGGCCGCAATGCTCCTTAGAATGTACATGAGGTGGGCCGAACGGAAGGGTTACGATGTGGAGATTGTTGACTACCAGGAAGGAGAAGAAGCCGGAATCAAGAGTGCAACAATACACATAAAGGGTGAGATGGCCTATGGTTATCTCAAGCACGAACGTGGCGTTCACCGCCTCGTCAGGATTTCACCTTTCGATGCGAACAAAAGGCGTCACACCTCGTTTGCATCGGTGAACGTGCTGCCGGAGATTGAAGATGACATAGAAATCGAAATAAGGCCCGAGGACATCAGAGTGGACACGTACCGTGCTTCGGGTGCCGGTGGTCAATACGTTAACAAAACCGAGTCGGCCGTTCGTATCACGCACCTTCCAACTGGAATTGTCGTCACCTGTCAAACCGAACGCTCGCAACTACAAAATAGGGAAACTGCGATGAAGATGCTCAAAGCGAGGCTCTACCAACTTGAGCTTGAAAAGAGACGCAAGCAGATCGAGCAAATCCAAGGTGAGCTCAGGGATATCAGTTGGGGAAACCAGATAAGATCATACGTCTTCCATCCCTACACGATGGTTAAGGATCACAGGACCGAGGTTGAAACCGGAAACGTTGAGGCCGTGATGGACGGAGAAATCGACATGTTCATCGAAGCTGAGCTCGTGTACTTTGCAAAACTGGGTTTGAATGACTGA
- the minD gene encoding septum site-determining protein MinD, with product MPVQKYKVFVVTSGKGGVGKTTFTANLGCTLAKMGERVCLIDADIGLKNLDVVLGLENRIIYTSFDVVNGTVSAKEALVKHKQLKNLYLLAASQVATKEMMSPEDMKRIVQELYDDFDYILIDSPAGIERGFRNSVAPAEAAFIVTTPELPAISDADRVIGLLENYGFTDEKMFIVLNKFKPHMAKRGDMLDRTDVEKALAMRIIGVIPDSEEVIVATNKGIPVVLEDGVVIGRSFENIVRRIKGEEVPIDEDIKGLSKGLLSSLLSIFKKR from the coding sequence ATGCCGGTGCAGAAATACAAGGTATTCGTGGTAACGTCCGGAAAAGGTGGGGTCGGTAAGACGACCTTCACCGCAAACCTCGGTTGTACACTTGCGAAAATGGGCGAACGCGTTTGCCTTATTGACGCGGATATCGGGCTCAAGAATCTCGACGTGGTCCTGGGGCTGGAAAATAGAATAATTTACACATCCTTCGATGTGGTGAACGGAACGGTTTCGGCGAAGGAAGCACTGGTCAAACACAAACAATTGAAGAACCTATACCTCCTTGCCGCCTCACAGGTTGCCACCAAAGAGATGATGTCACCGGAAGACATGAAACGAATCGTACAGGAGCTCTACGATGATTTCGATTACATCCTCATCGACTCCCCGGCAGGAATCGAACGGGGATTCAGGAACTCGGTAGCACCGGCGGAGGCCGCGTTCATAGTCACCACACCCGAGCTCCCAGCCATATCGGATGCGGATAGAGTCATCGGTCTTCTGGAAAACTATGGATTCACCGATGAGAAGATGTTCATCGTACTGAACAAATTCAAGCCCCACATGGCAAAAAGGGGAGACATGCTCGATCGAACTGACGTGGAAAAAGCTCTCGCGATGCGCATCATCGGTGTCATTCCCGATTCTGAGGAGGTCATCGTCGCAACGAATAAGGGTATTCCCGTCGTTCTCGAGGACGGTGTCGTGATTGGACGGAGTTTCGAGAACATCGTTCGAAGAATCAAGGGGGAAGAGGTGCCCATAGATGAAGATATAAAAGGCCTTTCTAAGGGCTTACTCAGTTCATTGCTGTCAATTTTCAAGAAGAGGTGA
- a CDS encoding trigger factor, with the protein MWIIDIFKKKKKGKHGKTPKEEAAERLETMLSRRREIVKMIPLEEFEANKEEIKYAVIETISKKFNIPPERVKVDYHEQNGYVVIVTNVNFK; encoded by the coding sequence ATGTGGATAATCGACATATTTAAGAAGAAAAAGAAGGGTAAACATGGAAAAACACCGAAGGAAGAGGCGGCTGAAAGGCTCGAAACGATGCTCTCGAGAAGAAGGGAAATCGTGAAGATGATCCCCCTTGAGGAATTCGAAGCGAACAAAGAAGAGATAAAGTACGCGGTTATAGAAACCATATCGAAGAAATTCAACATTCCTCCGGAACGTGTGAAGGTCGATTACCACGAGCAGAACGGGTACGTAGTTATCGTCACGAACGTGAATTTCAAGTAA
- a CDS encoding class I SAM-dependent methyltransferase: MREKCKCVITTSNNPSKEAVAEARALSQTLGIPYLNRRHVGEKLKNGLIEFFYVVDNNLQLSISIAGQRLFFHPGIAKIRMENFKRDGRDYLLEALQPESSDIVYDATFGLGMDAIFIAHFVSKVVGTEVSEHIYNVVSYGLKHYVAKKDWINEAIRKIELYNEDMRTFASRQADKSFDIVYCDPMFENPKYESSALNPLRPLASYDSVDDQLISEFIRIARKRVVIKTLEKDTLLDRLKTPFSRVIKSPKSGLVFACIELSDKSV; this comes from the coding sequence ATGCGTGAGAAATGCAAATGCGTCATAACCACGTCTAACAATCCTTCAAAAGAAGCGGTTGCGGAAGCCAGGGCACTCTCCCAAACGCTCGGTATTCCCTACTTGAATCGTAGACACGTGGGCGAAAAATTGAAAAATGGTTTGATCGAGTTCTTTTACGTTGTGGATAATAACTTGCAACTTTCAATCTCGATAGCTGGTCAAAGGTTGTTCTTCCATCCCGGTATCGCCAAGATACGGATGGAAAACTTCAAGAGGGACGGACGTGATTACCTCCTTGAGGCACTGCAACCGGAAAGTAGCGATATCGTCTACGACGCAACATTCGGACTCGGTATGGATGCTATCTTCATCGCACACTTCGTTTCGAAGGTTGTGGGAACAGAGGTTTCCGAACATATCTACAACGTTGTTTCCTACGGTCTAAAACACTACGTTGCGAAAAAGGATTGGATCAACGAAGCAATTCGGAAAATCGAGTTGTACAACGAAGATATGCGAACCTTTGCGAGCAGACAAGCGGACAAGTCGTTTGACATCGTTTATTGCGATCCGATGTTCGAAAATCCAAAGTACGAAAGTTCAGCGCTCAACCCGTTGCGTCCATTGGCAAGTTACGACTCGGTTGACGATCAACTAATCTCCGAGTTCATCAGAATTGCAAGAAAGCGCGTAGTAATAAAAACACTGGAAAAAGATACCCTGCTTGACCGTTTAAAAACACCGTTCAGTAGGGTAATAAAGAGTCCAAAGAGCGGTTTGGTATTCGCTTGTATAGAGCTTTCCGATAAGAGCGTTTGA
- the ftsY gene encoding signal recognition particle-docking protein FtsY produces MGFFEKLKEGLRKSRETFFNQITKILRSRRLDEDTKAEIEELLISADVGVEATEYIIKRLEEAKPEDTFGTLKEILIEILSKPNGLNIPAQKPFVISMVGVNGSGKTTTCGKLAAMFREEGKQVVIGACDTFRAAAIDQLRIWAERAGATFIAHMEGADAAAVAFDAVNHAISKSKDVVILDTAGRLHNKRHLMEELAKINRVIKKVLPEAPHEVLLVIDAVTGQNGLQQAKIFREIVGVTGIVLTKLDGTAKGGIAIAIAKELGIPIKFIGVGEGLEDLKPFDPRDFVEALLAGDENGNA; encoded by the coding sequence ATGGGCTTTTTTGAAAAACTGAAAGAGGGGCTTAGAAAAAGCCGCGAGACGTTTTTCAACCAGATCACGAAAATCCTCAGGAGTCGAAGGTTGGACGAAGATACCAAAGCTGAGATAGAAGAGCTTCTCATCTCCGCCGATGTTGGTGTGGAAGCCACCGAATACATCATCAAGCGACTGGAAGAGGCAAAGCCCGAGGATACCTTTGGTACGTTGAAGGAGATACTCATCGAAATTCTCAGCAAGCCGAACGGTTTGAATATACCGGCCCAAAAACCTTTTGTTATAAGCATGGTAGGTGTGAACGGTTCGGGTAAGACCACTACATGTGGAAAACTTGCGGCAATGTTCCGCGAGGAAGGGAAACAGGTGGTCATCGGTGCGTGCGATACCTTCCGTGCAGCTGCGATCGACCAGCTCAGAATTTGGGCTGAACGCGCCGGCGCAACCTTCATAGCCCACATGGAGGGTGCAGACGCCGCGGCCGTTGCGTTCGACGCTGTCAACCACGCGATATCGAAATCGAAAGATGTCGTCATTTTGGACACAGCGGGTAGACTTCACAACAAGCGCCACCTAATGGAAGAACTCGCTAAAATAAACAGAGTCATCAAAAAAGTCCTTCCCGAAGCCCCACACGAGGTCTTGTTGGTCATCGACGCAGTAACCGGACAAAACGGTCTCCAACAGGCAAAAATCTTCAGGGAAATCGTGGGTGTTACCGGCATCGTACTCACGAAACTCGATGGTACGGCAAAAGGTGGTATCGCGATAGCCATAGCCAAAGAACTCGGAATACCGATCAAGTTCATAGGCGTTGGCGAAGGGCTTGAAGACTTGAAACCATTCGATCCACGCGACTTCGTCGAAGCCCTTTTGGCAGGTGATGAGAACGGTAATGCCTGA
- a CDS encoding DUF2225 domain-containing protein, which translates to MPETWDKKYTCPLCGSQVTSKKVFTEKIVIKSYDEDLKPNYEGVNPLLYAVVVCNSCHHAALENDFEKYISPIHLEELRNVLGTVKIPEGVDFSKARDHKTALLAHALAALCYRAKKQLCKVAEMYLRMGWLHRELKDTEAESKALAKALVSFEECYMSSYIEEEKEPMVLFYLAELSRRFGKKEEALRWFSTLVTKYKNSNSFYVKVGKERWQDLK; encoded by the coding sequence ATGCCTGAAACCTGGGATAAGAAGTACACTTGTCCCCTTTGTGGAAGTCAGGTCACATCAAAAAAAGTATTCACAGAAAAGATAGTCATCAAGAGTTACGACGAGGATCTCAAACCAAATTACGAGGGCGTAAATCCGCTCCTTTACGCCGTTGTGGTTTGTAACTCTTGTCATCACGCCGCCCTCGAAAACGATTTTGAAAAGTACATATCGCCCATCCACCTTGAGGAGCTCAGAAACGTACTCGGAACTGTAAAAATTCCAGAAGGAGTAGATTTTAGCAAAGCGAGGGACCACAAAACAGCCTTGCTTGCACACGCCCTTGCGGCATTATGCTACCGCGCCAAAAAACAGTTGTGTAAAGTGGCGGAAATGTACCTCCGAATGGGCTGGCTACACAGGGAACTTAAAGATACCGAGGCGGAGAGCAAAGCTCTCGCCAAGGCACTGGTCAGCTTTGAAGAATGCTACATGTCTTCCTATATTGAGGAAGAAAAAGAACCCATGGTACTCTTCTACCTTGCCGAACTCTCAAGGCGTTTTGGTAAAAAAGAAGAAGCCTTACGTTGGTTCTCCACACTCGTCACAAAATACAAGAACTCCAATTCATTCTACGTGAAGGTGGGAAAAGAACGATGGCAGGATCTCAAGTAA
- a CDS encoding 3D domain-containing protein gives MAGSQVKKMSIYLTIALSILFVTLLTSCVPFGNLLEAYRQIEDLETRVEKLEKDQRVAKSESPDAAELSKKLEEIERKVVEIQKTLKEIEQLPGLKSTTNLLGQISDEISKLKTEVSNVGQTNERQSGDISRLRSELDRISKKLTDLEAEFSKQLFAIRVKLALQGEGTSPSTVTTLTNDELVGLMNNVKNLEENVKKLQQQQSTLQSELERIKKVIESSSILKFLRLEEGYIYYIVKSGDTLSQIARAYKTTVDNLARINGITDPSKINVGQVIKIPVEDPKNYVRAPLKIQPSDIIAYHGQEINGVRNFGMKFKAQGKDIYPILPGKVVGIDGNRITIDHGNMITAIYGGISTNLKVGSFVSNDVPLGKCDDVFHFELYIDGEPRDPLRLFTDYVGIFLITFYSEWDDGKVPTHPTFRIARSGVVPTPYRTIAVDPNVIPLGSLVYIPTLNNAIFIAQDTGSAIKGNRIDVYVSDVRIALNMGISAHPVYVLRQSATN, from the coding sequence ATGGCAGGATCTCAAGTAAAAAAGATGTCTATCTACTTAACGATCGCGTTATCCATACTGTTCGTGACCCTTCTCACCTCCTGTGTGCCTTTTGGAAACCTTTTGGAGGCTTATCGCCAGATAGAAGACCTTGAAACCAGGGTGGAGAAACTCGAAAAAGATCAGCGGGTGGCGAAATCCGAAAGCCCCGATGCGGCAGAACTGTCAAAAAAACTTGAAGAAATCGAACGCAAGGTTGTGGAAATCCAGAAGACGTTGAAAGAAATCGAGCAGCTCCCTGGACTTAAATCCACGACGAACCTTCTGGGGCAAATATCGGACGAAATATCGAAGTTAAAGACCGAGGTAAGCAATGTTGGTCAGACAAACGAACGACAGTCGGGAGATATCTCCAGACTCCGCTCGGAACTTGACAGAATCTCAAAGAAACTCACGGACCTCGAGGCTGAATTTTCCAAACAGCTCTTCGCCATACGCGTTAAATTGGCATTACAGGGCGAAGGTACGTCACCAAGTACCGTAACTACCCTCACAAATGATGAACTTGTCGGTCTGATGAACAACGTTAAAAACCTTGAGGAGAACGTGAAAAAACTCCAACAACAGCAGTCCACTTTGCAAAGTGAGCTGGAGCGAATCAAGAAGGTGATAGAATCGTCCAGTATCCTAAAATTCCTTCGCCTTGAGGAAGGGTACATCTACTACATCGTCAAATCCGGTGACACCCTCTCCCAAATCGCGCGCGCGTACAAAACAACTGTTGACAACCTTGCACGAATCAATGGAATCACCGATCCATCAAAAATAAACGTTGGACAGGTCATAAAGATACCGGTTGAGGACCCGAAAAATTACGTGCGTGCGCCATTAAAAATCCAACCATCGGACATCATCGCATACCATGGTCAGGAAATCAACGGTGTACGAAACTTCGGAATGAAATTCAAAGCCCAGGGAAAGGACATTTATCCAATCCTTCCCGGCAAAGTCGTTGGTATCGATGGCAATCGAATAACAATAGACCACGGCAACATGATTACGGCCATTTACGGGGGCATAAGCACAAACCTTAAAGTCGGAAGTTTTGTGTCTAACGACGTCCCTCTTGGCAAGTGCGATGATGTATTCCATTTCGAACTCTACATCGACGGCGAGCCAAGGGACCCACTCAGACTATTCACAGATTACGTGGGTATATTCCTCATCACCTTTTACTCGGAGTGGGACGACGGAAAGGTTCCAACACATCCCACGTTCCGAATCGCGCGTAGTGGTGTTGTCCCCACACCATACCGAACCATAGCGGTGGACCCAAACGTCATACCCTTGGGCTCATTGGTGTACATCCCCACGTTAAACAACGCAATATTCATCGCCCAAGATACCGGGAGCGCCATTAAAGGTAACAGAATAGATGTTTACGTTTCCGATGTACGCATAGCGTTGAATATGGGAATTTCGGCACATCCGGTCTACGTACTGAGACAATCCGCAACCAACTAA
- a CDS encoding RrF2 family transcriptional regulator, which translates to MAITMKSEYAIKIMLLIGLQEKRVTAREIVSKCREKLPLEFTEKILADLTRHGLLKAYRGRSGGYELSKKLSEITIYDIVSSVDNPQETVRCFVKIEDDQRGSPETCAVNSIWESITKKIEETLKSVTLEKLVNDYKAMCEKLEGNPELRKSSEE; encoded by the coding sequence ATGGCAATCACGATGAAAAGCGAGTATGCGATAAAGATAATGTTACTCATAGGACTCCAGGAAAAACGCGTTACAGCGCGCGAGATCGTAAGCAAGTGTCGGGAAAAACTACCCCTGGAATTCACCGAAAAAATCCTCGCCGACCTCACAAGACACGGCTTACTTAAAGCTTACAGAGGTAGGAGTGGAGGATACGAATTGTCAAAAAAGCTCTCGGAAATCACGATTTACGATATCGTTTCCAGCGTGGACAATCCCCAAGAAACCGTGCGTTGTTTTGTCAAAATCGAGGATGACCAACGTGGCTCACCGGAAACTTGCGCTGTCAACAGTATTTGGGAGTCCATAACCAAAAAAATAGAGGAAACCTTAAAGTCCGTAACTCTCGAAAAACTCGTCAATGACTACAAGGCCATGTGCGAAAAACTCGAAGGTAACCCTGAGCTTCGGAAAAGTTCAGAAGAGTGA
- the mnmA gene encoding tRNA 2-thiouridine(34) synthase MnmA, with amino-acid sequence MKKVGVLLSGGVDSAVALYLLLSKGYDVTAYHMKTVPDKLYITKEIKHKVCCSPSDTYDAQLIAKKFNVPFKILHIEDLFEEKIINYFIEENLAGRTPNPCFFCNELIKFGVVMEIALADGMDYVASGHYARIIDGKLYRALDKEKDQSYFLASIKKEKLERIILPNGEYTKEEIRKIAAQVGIHVSQKMDSQDLCFLPDNDLRSFFEERGIKIEGGNIITEDGRIVGKHDGLPFYTIGQRKIGVATGQRLYVKAKNVEGNFIVVAPVESVNQKTMKVKLFNTYEELPERFEATVKIRKKFKEVACTVNVQREGTLNVEFAEPTFGVTPGQIAVFYDGDKVICSGIIEK; translated from the coding sequence GTGAAAAAAGTCGGAGTGCTACTAAGCGGTGGTGTTGACAGTGCCGTGGCGTTGTATTTACTCCTCTCAAAGGGTTACGACGTTACGGCTTACCACATGAAAACCGTACCCGATAAGCTTTACATCACTAAGGAAATCAAACACAAAGTATGTTGTAGCCCGTCTGATACCTACGATGCGCAACTGATAGCAAAAAAATTCAACGTTCCATTTAAAATCTTGCACATCGAGGACTTGTTTGAGGAAAAGATAATAAACTATTTCATAGAGGAAAATCTCGCAGGTCGAACGCCTAATCCGTGCTTTTTTTGCAATGAACTCATAAAATTCGGAGTCGTTATGGAAATCGCCCTTGCCGATGGAATGGATTACGTGGCATCTGGACACTACGCCCGCATAATTGACGGAAAACTCTACAGAGCGCTTGACAAAGAAAAGGACCAGTCTTATTTTCTCGCTTCGATTAAAAAGGAAAAACTCGAGCGCATCATCTTGCCAAACGGCGAGTACACGAAAGAGGAAATCAGAAAGATTGCCGCGCAAGTGGGCATACACGTCTCGCAAAAGATGGACTCTCAAGACTTGTGCTTCTTGCCAGATAACGACTTACGTTCATTCTTCGAAGAACGTGGAATCAAAATCGAAGGCGGAAACATCATAACCGAAGACGGTAGGATCGTTGGAAAACACGATGGCTTACCGTTCTACACCATCGGTCAGCGAAAGATCGGGGTTGCAACCGGCCAGCGATTGTACGTTAAGGCCAAAAACGTTGAGGGAAACTTCATCGTCGTAGCCCCTGTTGAGAGCGTCAACCAAAAAACTATGAAAGTGAAACTCTTCAACACCTACGAAGAACTACCAGAACGTTTCGAGGCTACGGTGAAGATACGCAAAAAGTTCAAAGAAGTCGCTTGCACAGTCAACGTTCAAAGGGAGGGAACACTCAACGTAGAATTCGCCGAGCCAACCTTTGGTGTCACGCCGGGACAAATAGCGGTCTTCTACGATGGGGATAAAGTCATCTGTTCAGGGATTATCGAAAAATAG
- the hpt gene encoding hypoxanthine phosphoribosyltransferase — MIEVLISSEQIKERVKQMGKEITEYYKDKTDTIHAVCVLKGSIHFFSDLVQNIDLNVEYSFIQVASYSGVSSTGRIRVKSWIDEPIENKYVIVVEDILDTGLTLSYILDYLRRYRPADLKVVTLLKKLGRNSQVTPDFVGFEIEDKFVIGYGLDYNEKYRNLPYVGWVKGNG, encoded by the coding sequence ATGATCGAAGTGTTAATCTCTTCCGAGCAAATTAAAGAGCGCGTTAAACAGATGGGAAAGGAGATTACCGAGTACTACAAAGACAAAACTGACACAATCCACGCTGTATGCGTCTTGAAGGGCTCGATCCACTTTTTCAGCGACTTGGTCCAAAACATCGATTTGAACGTGGAATATTCCTTTATCCAAGTGGCCAGCTATTCGGGAGTCTCATCTACGGGTAGAATAAGAGTCAAAAGTTGGATCGACGAACCCATTGAAAACAAATACGTAATCGTCGTCGAGGACATACTCGACACAGGTCTTACGCTTTCTTACATCCTCGACTACCTACGGAGATACCGCCCAGCCGACCTTAAAGTTGTTACACTCTTAAAAAAACTTGGACGCAACTCCCAAGTAACCCCCGATTTTGTTGGGTTCGAAATCGAAGACAAATTCGTCATCGGTTACGGTCTTGATTACAACGAAAAGTACAGGAACCTACCGTACGTGGGCTGGGTCAAGGGGAATGGCTAA